The genomic window AGCGGTAGATTCGGCCGTCAAGCGTCATTCGGCCAGATTGATCTTGGCTGCGACAGACGCATCGGCGAACTCGATCGCGAAGGTAAGACATGTGGCCGCACAGGTCGGCGTGGTATGGATGCAGGCCATGGGGAAGACGGAATTGGGGGCCGCTGTGGGAGGCGCCCCTCGAGCCTGCATTGCGGTAATGGACCCGCACTTTGCGGGGGCGCTGATGTCGGTGCTGAACAACATACCGGCAGCAGCGAAGACGAGAGAGGCCGCGTGGTCAGATCGACAAGTTGAGGAGACCGCGGGGCCTCGGAAGGCGCGGGGGTAATCCGACGTGGGAATGATAAGGGCGTACGATCTGGCGAAAGCGCTTGGGATATCAAGTAAAGAGCTGCTTGAGCGGCTTGAGCAGTCCGGCCTGCACCTCAAGAGTCACAGCAGTAACGTCGACGAGGATCAGGTGAGATCGCTCCTGGATGTTGCTGCGCGCGAGAAGAAAGGTCGGCCGAAGCCCAAATCACACGAGGTGCCCGCATCGACCCGCGTGACGCCGGTAGAACGTAAACGTCCCAGGACGGGAAAGGCTGAAGCGCCGGCGCCGGTTCCCGAGACACCAACGCCCAGACCCGCTCGACCCAAGTCCGTCGAAGCGAAGACGGTGTCCGAGGCCACGCCCCTGTCTGAACGAATCACACCGGCCGAACGAGCAAGCCCGGTTGGGCAGAAGGGGCCGCACCGACCGAAGGCCGAAGCTCCCCAGCAGCCGTCTCAGGCAACAGCCGTCATGAAGCCGCCGCCCTCGGTCCCGACAGAGCCTGTTCGCCAGGCTGCGGCTCCGGCCCCGCGCGTCAAGGAGGCGCCGTCCAGGGCCGCAGGTCCACCTGCGCCTGGTGCCGTACCCGGGCAGAGGGCGACCGTGATACCGGCGGCGCCGGAGCCGCAGGTACAGGCCGAGCAGGTTCAGCGCGAGTCCCCGGTCCCGACACGTCCGATCGTGAAGATGGCGGAGACCATCACCGTCAAGGAGCTGGCCGACGGCATCGCGATGAGCCCCAGCGAGATCATCAAGCAATTGATCAAGATGGGGATTATGACCACGATCAACCAGCCGCTGGACGTGGAGATCGTCAAGCGCGCCGCCGACCGGATCGGGTTCTCAGTAGAAGTCATGCCGCTGGAGGAGGCGGCAACCGGGGCGGAGGAGCGCGAGGACCCTTCGCTGCTGTTGCCCAGGTCGCCGGTGGTGACGATCATGGGCCATGTCGATCACGGCAAGACCTCGCTGCTGGATGCGATTCGGCAGACCAATGTCATCGCCTCGGAGGCCGGGGGGATTACTCAGCACATCGGCGCCTATCAGGTCGATCTGCCGGGCGGGAAGATCACGTTTCTGGATACGCCGGGCCACGAGGCGTTCACCGCCATGCGGGCGCGTGGAGCGCAGGCAACCGATATTGTCGTCCTGGTCGTCGCGGCGGATGATGGGGTCATGCCTCAGACGCTGGAGGCGATCAGCCACGCGAAGGATGCGGGCGTCCCGATCCTGGTCGCGGTCAACAAGATCGACAAGCCGGGGGCGGATCCGAACCGTGTCATGCAACAGTTGGCGGAACAGGGTCTGGTTCCGGAAGAGTGGGGAGGTCAGACAATCTTTGTGGAGGTCTCGGCCAAGAAAAAGATCGGCATCGACCACCTACTCGAGATGCTCTTGCTGTTGGCCGAGATTCAAGAGTTGAAGGCGAACCCGCACAAGGCGGCGAAAGGTGTCATCATCGAGGCCGAGCTGGATCGTGGTCGGGGTCCGGTGGCGACCGTGTTGGTGCAGCAGGGTACGCTGAAGGTGGGGGACGTCCTGGTCGCCGGACTGCACTCCGGTCGGGTACGGGCCATGAACAACGATAAGGGCAAGAGGGTCCAGACGGCCGGACCTGCGACCCCGGTTGAGGTACTGGGCCTTTCGGGCGTCCCCATGGCCGGTGATACGTTTGTTGTTGTGTCCGATGAACGAAAAGGGCGACAGATCGCCCTCAGCCGACAGCAGAAACATCGCGAGGAGACGATCCTTACGAAGCATCATGTGACCCTGGAGGATCTGCACCGTCGCATCCAGGAGGGCGAGGTTAAAGAGCTTCGGATGATCATCAAGGGGGACGTTCAGGGCTCCATCGGGCCGTTTCGTGAATCGTTGGGACGGATCGGCAGCGATGCGGTTCGATTGAAGGTCATCCATGCGTCGGTCGGCGCCATCACCGAGACCGATGTGATGCTGGCGTCGGCCTCGAATGCGATCATCGTCGGATTCCACGTGCGTCCGGAACCGAAGGCCCAGAAGCTGGCCGAACAGGAGGGCGTAGAGATCCGGCTGTATACCGTCATCTATAACGCGATCAACGAGATCCGGCAGGCGATGGAGGGTCTGCTGGAGCCGACGTATGTCGAGCGCCCCATCGGTCGTGTGGAGGTGCGTCAGGTCTTTGCGGTCCCGAAGGTAGGGACCATCGCCGGCTCGATGGTTGTGGAAGGGAAGGTCTGTCGGGACAGTCAGATTCGTCTTATCCGGGACGGCAAGGTCGTTCACAAGGGGCGGGTCGGATCGCTTCGTCGGTTCAAAGAGGATGTTCGTGAGGTGCAAAACGGATTTGAATGTGGCGTCGGTCTGGTGAACTTTAACGACGTCAAGGTTGGTGATGTCCTGGACGTGTTCGAACTGGAATCGATCGCTCAAAAACTGTCATAGTGTCCACACTCAACACTGACCACTGAACACTCAACACTGCTTTATCGTATGACCGTTGGAACGTGCCGCGTCGAGTTATATCTGGCCGGTAATAACTCCCTGAAGGGTAAGCGACGGGTTATCAAGAGCATGAAGGATCGTATCCGGGGCCGCTTCAACGTCTCGGTTGCCGAGGTCGATCGTCTCGACGAATGGCAACGCGCGACGCTGGGAATCGCCTGCATCAGCAATAGTTCCCGATTGGTGGACGAGACCCTGACCAAGGTAGTGAACCTTATCGAAACCGACGCCGAGGCCTTGATTCTCGATTATGAGATCGAGCTGATGGCCCAGTAACGGCAGTCTTAAGTGTTCAGTGTATGGTTGGGAGTCACTCAACACTGAACACTCAACACTCCCACGCTTCGGGGGGGACGGGGATGCAAGGTAGACGGGCCGATCGGGTCGGCGCATTGATACAGGAAGAGCTGAGCCGTCTGATCCTCCAGTCGGTGAAGGATCCGAGGGTTCGGTGTGTGACGGTCACCCGCGTCAGGGTAAGCGATGATCTGGAACACGCCCGGATCTATGTTGCCTCAATGGGTGGCGACGAGAACCGGCGCCGGGAGGCGCTGGTTGGTCTGAAGTGTGCGGCCGGCTTTCTCCGCGGAGAATTGGGACGCCGGTTGTGCCTGCGCTACATCCCGGAGTTACTCTTTTTCCTCGATGATTCGCTGGAGCAAGAGATGCATCTGGCCGAGCTGTTCCGGCAGATCGAGGCGACAGGGACAAAGGAGCCATAACCATGGCGAGCCGTGTCGATCTGCATCTGCATACTACGGCCTCTGATGGCGCGCTTCGGCCCAACGAGCTGGTGCGGGCCGCCGACTCCATCGGGATCCGCGTCATCGCGGTCACCGACCACGACAGTGTGAACGGAATCGCCGAGGCGCAAGAGGCTGCCTTAGACCTGGCCCTCGAGGTGATCCCGGGAATCGAGATCAGCGCAAGTCTGGACCGCGACGATATCCATGTCCTGGGTTATCTGCTGGATCCGAACGAGCCGTCCCTGCAGACGGCTCTCCGCCGGCTTCGCGAGGACCGACTTGCTCAGGCCCGCGCCATGGTCGAGCGACTGGGCGCGCTCGGCCATCCGCTTGAGTGGGATCGTGTGATGGCCATTGCCGACGGGGGATCGGTCGGACGGCCGCACATCGCGAAGGCCCTGGTAGAGCGCGGCGCCGTTGCCACCGTGGATGAGGCATTCTCGCAGTTTCTGCGGCGGGGGGGTCCGGGCTATGTCGAAGGCCCGACGATCCTCCCGCAAGAGGCAGTCGAGCTCATCAGGGGGGCTCACGGTCTACCCTCTCTGGCGCACCCGATCATTGTGGGGGCCAGCGACTACCATCCGGATCTCGAGCGATTGCTCCCGATATTGAAGGAGGCGGGCCTGGAGGGGATTGAGACCTACTATAAAGGGTATACCCCGGAGATCACCGCCTCCCTGCTCGCTATTGTCGACCAATATCGATTGATCCCCACTGGTGGGAGCGATTTCCACGGCGGTGGGGTTGTTGCCGACGCCGAGTTAGGCGGGGTTGAGGTACCCTGGGAGAGTGTCGAGCGTTTGCGGAGCAGAAGACAGGAATTGGATGCACGGCGGGTGACCGCCAACTAATTGCTGGGGCGTATGATGGAACTGAGCGGAGTCTTGAATATCAATAAGCCAAGTGGGATGACCTCCCATGACGTGGTGGACGTGGTGCGGCGTCTGCTGAAGATGCGCCGCGTCGGCCACACCGGTACGCTTGATCCGAGGGCGACCGGTGTGCTGCCGTTGTGTATCGGACGGGCCACTCGAATCGCGCAATTTCTCACCCAGGCGGATAAAGAGTATCTGATCACGATGCGGCTCGGTATCACGACGGACACCCTGGATGCGGACGGCAAGGTGCTGTCGACAACCGATCATGTCGATGTCGACCCTGCCCGACTGCGGGAGGTCTTGGACAGCTTTGTGGGAGAGATCCAGCAGGTGCCGCCCCTGTTCTCTGCGAAGAAGCATCACGGGGAGCGGCTCTATCGTCTGGCTCGCCGGGGTGAGACGGTTGAACGGCAGCCGATTGCGGTGCGGATCCATGAGCTGACATTGCTGGAGTGCGACGTGCCCTTCGTCCGGTTCCGCGTCAGTTGCTCGAAGGGGACGTACGCGCGCACCCTGTGTGATGACGTCGGTCGCATCCTGGGATGCGGGGCGCACCTGTATGCGTTGACCCGTGTCCGGTCCGGCCGCTTCCTGATTGACGAGGCGCTGACGCTGGAGCAGCTTGAGCAGGCCGTCGTAGAAGACCGTATTCGCGATGTGTTGATTCCAATCGGCGAGGCGTTGGGCCATCTCCCGATGGTCAGGATCCACCCCGAGTCCTCTCGATGCGTGGTCCAGGGGGTCGGAATGGCGGCCGGCGCGCTGTTAAGCTTTCCTGTCGAGGTGGAAAAGGGGGACCTTGTCCGGGTCCTGGGATACCGGCGCCAACTGTTGTCGCTGGCTGAGGCGACGGTGACCGGCCGGGAATTCCCCGCGGTCGATCCGCGCCGGATCGTATTGCGGCCGGTACGGGTCCTTGCCGGCCAATGATTGTTGTCGAGCGTATTGAGGATCTGGAGGGTGCGTATCCCTCGTCAGCGGTGGCGGTCGGGACATTCGACGGGGTGCATCTCGGACATCGCGAGATTTTGAGCCGCGTGGTGCGGCGTGCTCGTCGGGATGGGGAGACGGCGGTTGTTTTTACCTTCGTGCGACATCCGCTGGAGGTGGTCAATCCACTCAACACCCCGCCCCTTATTACGCCGCTCTCGATTAAACGCGACATCCTGGCGGCGATCGGCATCGATCTCACGATCGCCGTCGACTTTACCCCGTCCCTGGCCGCGACCTCTCCGCGCGATTTCGTCACGCGCTACCTGGTTGATCGACTCGGAGCGCGGTTTGTGTGTATCGGGTATGACTTCGCCTTCGGGCGGGCCCGGGCGGGATCGGTGGAACTGCTCAGGGCGCTCGGTGCGGAGCATGGGTTCGAACTTGAGGTGGTCCCCGCGATGACGGTTGACGGCCACGTGGTGAGTTCCACCTCCATCCGCCGTCTACTTGCACGGGGAGATCTGTACCGAGCGACGCGCCTGTTGGGGCGACCGTACGCGATTCGGGGGGTCGTTGAACGCGGCGCCAGACGGGGCAGGGCGCTGGGCTATCCGACGGCCAATCTCCCCGTCACGTCGGATGTCATGGTACCGGATGGCGTCTACGCCGGCCAGGCGTGGATCAAACAGGGGCTGCACAAGGCGCTGATCAACATCGGGCGGGCCCCAACCTTCGGCAATGAGGCGAGACGGGTGGAGGTCCACCTGCTGAAGGCCCAGGAAGAGGAATTGTACGGAGAGACGATGACACTCTTCTTCATTGAACGCCTGCGGGACGAGCGGCGTTTTGACGACCCGTCATTGCTCCAGACCCAGATCGACTGCGACAAGCGGGCGGCGGAGGCGGTATTGGCCGCTTTCCCGCGGTTTGCACCGGAAGAATGGGCTTTACTCCAGGGTGGGCCTGTGCTATCGTACTCGCGGTTTCAGGTATCTATTGAATAAGAAAGGAGGACACGGCTTCGTGGGCAAGGCGTCTACAAACAAGCACGAGATCATCGGACAGTATCGGCTGCATGAGACCGACTCCGGCTCGCCGGATGTACAGATTGCGCTCCTCACCGGACGGATCGGCTATCTGACCGAACATCTGAACAGCCACAAGAAGGATTTCCACTCCAGACGGGGGCTGCTCCGCCTCGTCGCACGGCGCCGGAAGCTCTTGGATTACCTCAAGAGCAAAGACACCAACAGATACAAGCAGATCATCGAAAGGTTGGGAATCCGTAAATGAGCTGTCGGGTTGAGCGGATCATCGAAGGTAAACCGTTACGTATCGAGACCGGGCGTGTGGCCAGGCAGGCCGATGGCGCCGTGTTGGTTCAGTATGGCGATACGGTTGTGCTGGTCACGGTCGTAGCATCAAAACAGGCGCGGCAGGGGATCGATTTCTTTCCACTCACCGTCGATTATCAGGAGCGGGCCTACGCAGCCGGAAAAATTCCGGGCGGTTTTTTCAAGCGTGAGGGTAAACCCCACGACAAGGAAACCCTGACCTCACGCCTGATCGATCGTCCACTCCGCCCCCTCTTCCCGGACGGCTATCGACAGGATGTGCAGATCATTGCGACGGTCCTGTCGGCCGACCAGCAGAACGATCCCGACGTCCTCGCGGTATTAGGCGCCTCCGCTGCGCTCAGCATCGCGCCGATCCCGTTTTTGGGTCCGATCGGGGCGGTCCGCGTGGGCCGGGTCGGGGGCAGATTGCTCCTGAACCCCACCTATGGCCAGATGCAGGAATCGGACATCGATATGGTGGTCGCGGGGACCAGGAATGCCGTAGTCATGCTGGAGGCCGGCGCCAACGAGGTCCCGGAGGACGCCATGGTTGAGGCGATCGAGTTCGGTCATAAGGGGATGCAGCCCTTGATCGACATGGTGCTGGAGCTGGCTCATGCGCTCCGGATCGAAAAGGCGCCCTTCCAGGTCGCGCCCCCGGATCCGGACCTGCGTGATCGTGTCAGCGCCATGGTCCGTCAGGGACTCCGGGCGTTGGCCGGCGTTGCCGAGAAGGAGGAGCACCGCAGCCGTCGGCAGCAGCTCTTTGATGAGGTGATGGCGGCGTTTGCCGACGAGCCGGACAACCGGAAGTCGACGGTCGGTGGACTGTTTGAGGCCATCGAGCATGAGGAGTTGCGTCGCATGATTCTGGAAGAGGGGCGGCGGGCAGACGGACGGTCGCTGGAGCAGGTCCGACCGATCACCGCCGAGGTCGGCGTCCTGCCCAGAACGCACGGGTCGGCCCTCTTTACCAGGGGTCAGACGCAGGCGCTTGTGACCACGACGCTCGGGACATCGGAGGACGAACAGCGTCTGGACGACCTTGAAGGAGAGGCCACCAAACGGTTTATGCTTCATTACAACTTTCCGCCGTTCAGTGTCGGCGAGGTCAGGTTCATGCGCGGTCCCGGACGGCGCGAGATCGGACACGGGGCATTGGCCGAGCGGGCGCTCCTCGCGGCACTGCCGCCGAAAGAGGAGTTCTCGTATACCCTTCGCATCGTGTCGGATATTCTCGAATCGAATGGATCGTCCTCGATGGCGACGGTGTGCGGGGCGAGCCTCAGCCTGATGGATGCAGGCGTGCCGATCCGATCGGCGGTGGCGGGGGTCGCGATGGGGCTTGTCGTCGAGGGCGAGCAGACCGCGATTCTTACCGATATCATCGGACTTGAGGACCACCTTGGCGATATGGATTTCAAGGTCGCCGGGACCCGCAAGGGGATTACGGCACTGCAACTGGACATCAAGACCCAGGGGATTGCGCCGAGCCTCATGCCGAAGGCGATGGGACAGGCCAGGCGCGCCCGTTTGCACATCCTGGACCAGATGGACCAAGCCATTGCCACACCGCGGTCGACTATCTCGGCCTATGCGCCGCGCATCATTACGTTGATGATCCCGGTCGATAAGATCCGCGATGTCATCGGTCCGGGCGGCAAGGTGATTCGAGGGATTGTGGCGGACTCCGGGGCCAAGATCGATGTGTCGGACGACGGGCGGGTCGAGATCGCCTCGGTCGACGGAGAGGCCGCGCAGAAGGCGTTGTCGATCATCAGCAAGATTGTCGAGGTTCCCGAGGTCGGGAAGGTCTATCAAGGGAAGGTCGTCAAGATCATGGACTTTGGCGCCTTCGTACAGATCTTGCCGGGAACCGATGGCCTGCTGCACATCTCACAGATTGCCGAGCACCGGGTCAAACGGGTCGAGGATGTCCTGGCGGAAGGGGATGAGGTCGCGGTCAAGGTGATCGATGTCGACAAGAACGGAAAGATCCGGTTGAGTCGGAAAGAGGTGTTGCAGGCGGAGGCGCAGGTCAAGACGGAGCAAAGGCCGTCGTAAGTGTATGGGCCGTCTCTCCTATAATCGTCAGGTGTTGCCGAACGGGATGGTCGTGCTCAGCGAGCGGATGCCCGCCGTCAAGTCGGCGACTATCGGCGTCTGGGTCCGGGTCGGGTCGCGGGATGAGGCGGCCGAGGCGGCCGGCATCTCGCATTTTATCGAGCACATGCTTTTCAAGGGGACCGGGCGGCGCAGCGCGCAGGAGATCGCCGCCGCCATCGACGCCGTCGGCGGCACGCTTGACGCCTTCACCAGCCGTGAGACCACCTGTTTCTATGCCAAGGTCCTCGGTGAGCACCTCCCTCTGGCGATCGATCTCCTGTCTGACACCTTTCTTCACTCCAATCTTGACCCCAAGGATATCGAGCGGGAGCGGGACGTCGTCCTCCAGGAGATCAAGATGGTGGAGGATACCCCAGACGACCTGGTCCACGACCTCTTTGCGGAGGCGATCTGGAGCGATCACCCGGTGGCCAGACCGATCCTTGGGCGGAAGGAGACCGTACGAGCGTTTACGCGGGACGATGTGCGCGGCCATATGGAGCGTTTCTACCGGCCTGACCGCACCATCGTTGTCGCAGCGGGCGATCTGGAGCATGAGCGGCTGGTCGACCTGGTGGTCGGGGCATTCAACGGGTTTGAAGGCCGATCGGTCCATACCGATCTGCCGCCGCCGAGCTGCACGGCGGCGGTCAGGGTGGAGGAGCGCGATACGGCCCAGCTTCACCTCTGTCTCGGGGTGGATGGCCTGCCGCACGCGCACCGGGATCGGTACGCGCTCTATTTGCTCAACGCCATGTTGGGCGGCAGCATGAGCTCCCGACTCTTTCAGGAGGTGCGGGAAAAGCGAGGGCTTGCGTATTCGATCTACTCCTACCAGGCATCCTATCGCGATTGTGGTCTGCTGGTCGTCTATGCCGGCACCGATCCGGATTCCTCCAGCCAGGTCGTCGACCTGATTCGGGCCGAGTGCGCCCGTTTACGCAACGAACCGATCGATCCGGTCGATCTCCAGCGGGCAAAGGATCAGTTGAAGGGGAATCTGCTGCTCGGTCTGGAGGGGACCGGCAGTCGGATGACGCGTCTGGCAAAGACCGAGATCTATTTCGAGGGTACCTATAGCCTGGATGATATCATCGCCGGGATCGATGCGGTGTCCATGGATCAGTTCGAGTCGCTGACGAGGCGGATCCTGCGTGACGAGGCGTTTGCTATCACGACCATCGGTCCTGTTGCTCAGGCGGCCCTCCTGTCATAAGAACAGGGTGTAGGGTTGAGGGTGTAGGGCGCAAAGGCTCAATATTCATCCAATCACTAACCGCTTATCACTAGCCACTGACTGTCATGATTCCCCGCTACGCACTGCCCCGGATGGTCTCTGTATGGGAACCGCAGAGCCGCTACGCCGCCTGGTTGCGGATCGAGCTGTTGGCGTGCGAGGCATGGGTCGAGCTGGGCGTCGTCCCGCGTGAGGCGCTCCACGTCATCCGGGAGCGGGCCGATTTCGACATCGATCGTATCCAGGAGATCGAACGGGAGGTTCGCCACGACGTTATCGCCTTTGTCTCGGCGGTGGCGGAACGGGTCGGCCCGGAGGCGCGTTACCTGCACTTCGGTCTGACCTCCTATGATGTGGTAGATACGGCCCTGGCGGTGCTGCTCCAGCAGGCCGCCGACATTCTGTTGGACGACCTGGGGGCGCTCTCCAGAACCGTCGCCGACCTCGCCCGACGCCATAAACGTACGATCATGATCGGGCGGACGCACGGCATCCATGCCGAGCCGACCACCTTCGGCCTGAAGCTGGCGCTCTGGTACTGCGAGGTGGAGCGGAATCTCGACCGTCTCCGACGGGCCAGGGAGAGTGTGGCCTACGGCAAGCTCTCCGGCGCCGTCGGGACCTTCGCCCACCTGCCGCTGTTTGTGGAGCAGTATGTCTGCTCGCGCCTCGGGCTCAAGCCGGCGCCGATCTCCAGCCAGATCATCTCCAGGGATCGGCACGCGGAATTCCTGCAGACGCTGGCGCTGATCGGAACCTCGCTCGACAAGTTTGCCGTCGAGATCCGTCATCTGCAGCGGACCGAGGTGCGCGAGGTGGAGGAGCCGTTTGTCGAGGGTCAGAAGGGTTCGTCGGCCATGCCGCACAAGCGAAATCCGGTTGCCTGTGAACAGGTGTCCGGGTTGGCGCGACTGCTGAGGAGCTACGCCCAGTCCGGCCTGGAGAATGTGCCGCTGTGGCACGAGCGCGACATCAGCCACTCCTCGGTAGAACGGGTGATCCTTCCCGATGCGACCATCCTGCTGGACTACCTGCTGGTCCGGTTCCGGGAGGTGCTTGAGGGTCTGCGGGTCTATCCGGATCGGATGCGACGCAACCTGGAGCTGACGGGAGGGCTGGTATTTTCTGAGGCGGTCTTGCTGGCGCTGATCGGGAAGGGGCTCACCCGGGAAGAGGGCTACCGGCTGGTGCAGCGACATGCCATGCAGGCGTGGGAGTCGGGGGAGGCGTTCAAGCCGCTCCTGTTGGCCGATCCGGAGATCGGTCGACACCTCTCTCCCGCCGAGGTTGAAAGTTGCTTTGATCTGGACTATCATCTGCGGCATCTGGACGATATCTTCGCCCGCGTCGGCCTGTAATGCAGTGAATCTAATACCGTATTCATTCTGGAGCCGTCATTCCCGCGAAAGCGGGAATCCAGAACTCCCGGTATTTCCTGGATTCCGGCTCGCGCCCGCGATGCGGGCTCGTCCGGAATGACGTCCGCAAAATAGGTAGCGAATTTCAGAAACAGGACACTAGCAACGTCAGACGCTCATACTCAACACGCCCAAATGTTAACCGCAAAGATCTACGTGACACTGAAGCCCGGCGTCCTCGACGCCCAGGGCGATACGGTCCGGTCGGCCCTGCAGACGCTCGGCTTTGAAGGGCTTACCGACGTACGGGTCGGTAAGTTTATGGTGTTGACGCTGAACGGCCTGACCACGGAGCAGGCGACGGCACAGGTCGACGAGATGTGCAGGCGGCTGCTGGCGAACCCGGTGATCGAAGACTATCGCTTCGAGCTGCAGGAGGCCGCGACATGAGGTTCGGCATTGTGGTCTTTCCGGGCTCCTGGAGCCATCAGGACTTCCACCACGTCATTGTCAATGTCCTGAAGGAGGAGGCCTGTTACCTCTGGCATAAAGAGGCCGACCTTCACGGTTCCGATTGCGTGATCCTGCCGGGAGGATTCGCCCACGGCGACTATCTGCGGTCAGGGGCCATAGCGAGGCTTTCCCCCGTTATGCGCGCGGTAGCGGCCTTTGCGGACGCAGGTGGCCCGGTCCTGGGGAGCTGCAATGGGTTTCAGGTCCTGACCGAGGCGGGATTACTTCCGGGCGCGCTCCTGCCGAACGACTGCCTGCACTACCGGTGCCGCTGGGTCCATCTGCGGGTAGAAAGCCGACAGACCTCCTTTACCGCCGCCATGCAGTCTGGACAGGTCGTACGGATGCCGATTTCACACGGCGACGGCCGGTACTACATCGACCGGATCGGGTGGCAACGGCTGATCGACGGCGACCAGATCATCTTTCGCTATTGTGATGCGAACGGATCGCTGATGCAGGATGCCAATCCCAACGGGTCGCTGGATCACATCGCCGGGATCTGCAACGAACGCCGCAATGTCCTTGGATTGATGCCGCATCCGGAGCGGGCCGCCGAGTCGATCCTGGGTTCGGAGGACGGCCGCCTGATGTTGACGTCGATCCTTGATCGCGTGGTCCACGCCTGAGGCCCCGACGATGACCGTCTCGGTGATGTCTGCAGATCTGATCGCGTCGCACGGCCTGACGGCCGATGAGTACGAGCGGATCGCCGCGATCATCGGTCGCGAGCCGAACCTGGTCGAACTGGGGATGTTCGGCGCGATGTGGTCGGAGCACTGCAGTTACAAGAGTTCGCGGGTCCATCTGGCTACGCTCCCGACGATAGGGCCGCGCATCCTGCAGGGGCCCGGTGAGAACGCAGGCGTCATTGACATCGGGGATGGGCTGGCGCTGGTCTTCAAGATGGAAAGTCATAATCACCCCTCGTTCATCGAGCCGTATCAGGGGGCGGCGACGGGCGTCGGCGGGATCATCCGGGATATCTTTACCATGGGCGCAAGGCCGATTGCGCTGTGCGATGCGCTCCGGTTCGGGCCGCTGACCGATCCGAAGAACCGCTACCTCTTCGGTCGTGTGGTGGCCGGGATCTCAGGGTACGGTAACGCCGTGGGCGTTCCGACCGTGGGCGGGGAGGCATACTTCGCTGAGCCGTACAGCGGTAACCCTCTGGTCAATGTCTTCTGCGTCGGAATCGCGCGGAAGGATCGGCTCTTTTTCGCCAAGGCGGGTGGGATCGGCAACCCCGTTATCTATGTCGGGGCCAGGACCGGGCGCGACGGCATCCATGGCGCCACGATGGCCTCCGGCGTCTTCGATGAGGAGGCCGAGACGAAACGGCCAACCGTCCAGGTCGGCGACCCATTTCGTGAAAAGCTGTTGATCGAGGCCTGCCTGGAGCTGATGGCGGGGGACGATCTGATTGCGGTTCAGGATATGGGGGCGGCGGGGCTGACCTGCGCGACCGCCGAGATGGCCGCGCGCGGCGGCACTGGGATCGAGATCGACCTCGCCCATGTCCCACGGCGAGAGCCGGGCATGACGGCGTACGAACTGATGCTCTCCGAGTCGCAGGAGCGGATGCTGGTTGTTGCGAAGGCGGGAAGCGAGGCGCGGGTGCGAGCGGTCTTTGACAAGTGGGATCTTGACGCGGCCGTCATCGGGCGGGTCACCGAAGGGGGGCTGTTGCGGGTCCTGGATCATGGCAGGCCGGTCGCGGAGATCCCGGCTGATGCCCTGGCATCGGAGGCGCCCGCCTATCGCCGGCCGAGCCGACGCCCTGTCGAAGCCGATGCCGGCCAACGGCTTGACCTGGATAGCCTGCCGTTGCCTGACGACTATGCGGCCATCCTGTTGGAGCTGTTGCGTTCGCCCAACCTCTGTTGCAAGGAACGAATCTGGGAGCGATACG from Candidatus Methylomirabilota bacterium includes these protein-coding regions:
- a CDS encoding phosphoribosylformylglycinamidine synthase I translates to MRFGIVVFPGSWSHQDFHHVIVNVLKEEACYLWHKEADLHGSDCVILPGGFAHGDYLRSGAIARLSPVMRAVAAFADAGGPVLGSCNGFQVLTEAGLLPGALLPNDCLHYRCRWVHLRVESRQTSFTAAMQSGQVVRMPISHGDGRYYIDRIGWQRLIDGDQIIFRYCDANGSLMQDANPNGSLDHIAGICNERRNVLGLMPHPERAAESILGSEDGRLMLTSILDRVVHA
- a CDS encoding phosphoribosylformylglycinamidine synthase, which encodes MLTAKIYVTLKPGVLDAQGDTVRSALQTLGFEGLTDVRVGKFMVLTLNGLTTEQATAQVDEMCRRLLANPVIEDYRFELQEAAT
- a CDS encoding peptidase M16 produces the protein MGRLSYNRQVLPNGMVVLSERMPAVKSATIGVWVRVGSRDEAAEAAGISHFIEHMLFKGTGRRSAQEIAAAIDAVGGTLDAFTSRETTCFYAKVLGEHLPLAIDLLSDTFLHSNLDPKDIERERDVVLQEIKMVEDTPDDLVHDLFAEAIWSDHPVARPILGRKETVRAFTRDDVRGHMERFYRPDRTIVVAAGDLEHERLVDLVVGAFNGFEGRSVHTDLPPPSCTAAVRVEERDTAQLHLCLGVDGLPHAHRDRYALYLLNAMLGGSMSSRLFQEVREKRGLAYSIYSYQASYRDCGLLVVYAGTDPDSSSQVVDLIRAECARLRNEPIDPVDLQRAKDQLKGNLLLGLEGTGSRMTRLAKTEIYFEGTYSLDDIIAGIDAVSMDQFESLTRRILRDEAFAITTIGPVAQAALLS
- a CDS encoding 30S ribosomal protein S15 — encoded protein: MGKASTNKHEIIGQYRLHETDSGSPDVQIALLTGRIGYLTEHLNSHKKDFHSRRGLLRLVARRRKLLDYLKSKDTNRYKQIIERLGIRK
- the pnp gene encoding polyribonucleotide nucleotidyltransferase produces the protein MSCRVERIIEGKPLRIETGRVARQADGAVLVQYGDTVVLVTVVASKQARQGIDFFPLTVDYQERAYAAGKIPGGFFKREGKPHDKETLTSRLIDRPLRPLFPDGYRQDVQIIATVLSADQQNDPDVLAVLGASAALSIAPIPFLGPIGAVRVGRVGGRLLLNPTYGQMQESDIDMVVAGTRNAVVMLEAGANEVPEDAMVEAIEFGHKGMQPLIDMVLELAHALRIEKAPFQVAPPDPDLRDRVSAMVRQGLRALAGVAEKEEHRSRRQQLFDEVMAAFADEPDNRKSTVGGLFEAIEHEELRRMILEEGRRADGRSLEQVRPITAEVGVLPRTHGSALFTRGQTQALVTTTLGTSEDEQRLDDLEGEATKRFMLHYNFPPFSVGEVRFMRGPGRREIGHGALAERALLAALPPKEEFSYTLRIVSDILESNGSSSMATVCGASLSLMDAGVPIRSAVAGVAMGLVVEGEQTAILTDIIGLEDHLGDMDFKVAGTRKGITALQLDIKTQGIAPSLMPKAMGQARRARLHILDQMDQAIATPRSTISAYAPRIITLMIPVDKIRDVIGPGGKVIRGIVADSGAKIDVSDDGRVEIASVDGEAAQKALSIISKIVEVPEVGKVYQGKVVKIMDFGAFVQILPGTDGLLHISQIAEHRVKRVEDVLAEGDEVAVKVIDVDKNGKIRLSRKEVLQAEAQVKTEQRPS
- a CDS encoding adenylosuccinate lyase; the protein is MIPRYALPRMVSVWEPQSRYAAWLRIELLACEAWVELGVVPREALHVIRERADFDIDRIQEIEREVRHDVIAFVSAVAERVGPEARYLHFGLTSYDVVDTALAVLLQQAADILLDDLGALSRTVADLARRHKRTIMIGRTHGIHAEPTTFGLKLALWYCEVERNLDRLRRARESVAYGKLSGAVGTFAHLPLFVEQYVCSRLGLKPAPISSQIISRDRHAEFLQTLALIGTSLDKFAVEIRHLQRTEVREVEEPFVEGQKGSSAMPHKRNPVACEQVSGLARLLRSYAQSGLENVPLWHERDISHSSVERVILPDATILLDYLLVRFREVLEGLRVYPDRMRRNLELTGGLVFSEAVLLALIGKGLTREEGYRLVQRHAMQAWESGEAFKPLLLADPEIGRHLSPAEVESCFDLDYHLRHLDDIFARVGL